The Kordia sp. SMS9 DNA window CGAGTAACAATTTTTGCAAAAATGAACTTTGAAGGCATCTCAATGCTCAATACTAATATCTCACTACTTATTAAAATCGTCAGATCGAGTGATTTTTGATAAAAAATTGTATCGAGATCTACTTTGATGTTCCAAGCACTTCTCGATACAACGAATCATAGATTCGCCACTCGAAGAGACGTTTTGAAGAACGAGTAACAATTTTTGCAAAAATGGACTTTGAAGGCATCTCAATTCTCAATACTAATATCTCACTACTTATTAAAACCGTCAGATCGAGTAATTTTTATAGAAAAATAGTATCGAGATCTACTTTGATGTTCCAAGCACTTCTCGATACAACGAATCATAGATTCGCCACTCGAAGAGACGTTTTGAAGAACGAGTTACAATTTTTGCAAAAATGGACTTTGAAGGCATCTCAATTCTCAATACTAATTCCTCAGTACTAAAAAATCAATTCACAGAATCCTTTTTCTTTTCGTCTTCTTTCTTCTTTTTACGATTTTTCAAAAATCCACCAAGTACACTTTTTACTTTGTCAGTCGTAGAATTTGGCGTGATTACGGTAGAATCTTTTACTTTAGTATTTCCTAAAATTTCATCCAATACACTATCAACAGCGTCGTTTCCTGTGCTGATATTTCCTAAAGCTTCTTGCGCTTTTATTTTCGCTAATTTAGTCACTAAATCTTTGGTAGCACTTGCTAAATCGGTTGTAAAGTTTGGACGTGTAAAGCTTCCAGAAATCGTCGTGGAAACTGGAATTGTAATGTTTTTGGCTTCTTCCGATTTGATCTGCGAAAGTAAGTTTGTGACTTCCGAACCTAAGTATTTCGCAGGAATCTGAAAAGTAGCATTGTAGTTCAACGATTGATCGAATCCATGAGTTCCGTCTACAGTAATTTCGATGTCTTTGTAATTGAACGAAAATGGTTTTACACTTACTTTGCCATCGTCAAAAGACAACTTTGCTTTGATGTCGTCAATGTTCACTTTATTCAAATCAATAAAAGGGAGTTTGTCATTAATCGTATTGAAAAAGTCTATATTATTTGATTTTAATGTCGTTGTGATCAATTCTGCAAACGCGTTTCCTGAAATCGTCGTTAAATTTGGAGTGTAACTTTGACTCAAATCACCTTTTAGTGAAATATTTGTGTTTAACTTTCCGTCCAACGCTTTCGCAATTGGCGCAATAGTTTGAAGCAACTCTAATCCGTTGAACGATTTTGATAGATCAAAGGAATCCATGCCTACATCCATGGCAAAAGTTGGCGTGTCGTTTTTGGTAGAAACCAATCCGCTCATGGTAATTTTTCCATCAAAAACATCGGAAGTTACATTCTCTAAAATCGCATCTCCATCTTCCAACGCTAAACTTCCTTTTACATTTGTAAGCTGAATAGTATCGTAAAATACCTTTTTAGAATTCACATTAATATTACAATCTAAAAACTTCGGAATTTTTAAAGCTTCGCCTTTGGTTACTTCGGTGTTTTTATTTTCGCTTCCTTTCTCACTAGCCACCATAAAATCACTTACGTAAAAAGCATTTGAGTTCACATTAAAATTCCCTTTGAGTTTATCTTCATTAAATAAAAAACCTAGTAAATTTTCAATGGTTCCCGTTGCGTTAAAATCACTTTTTCCACTTTGGGCGTCGAATTTTTTCAACGAAATTCTGCCTGGTACAAAATCAATTGCAGCTTCTGATATTGCCAACGGATTTACCACATCTTTCGAAGAAAATAAAAAGTTGGATAGCTTTAGGTTTCCAGTATTTTTGATGCGATTGTAGTGTTCTTTTTTAAGTGCATTTAGATCAAAATTTGTGGTTAAGTTTGCATCTAAAATTCCGCTTAATTCTTTATTCAATTCTATCGGATACGCTTTAGAAATATTTTCCAAATTCAACCTTCCTTTGATCGTTGCGTTCACTTTCGGATTGGTCATGAGTTGTGAAAATGTTCCGTTTCCGCGAAAAGTATCTTCATCAATTTTAAAAGCGAGATCGTTGATTTTAATATAAGTATCTTCTGTTTTTCCTGTGGTATTTTTTAATTGCGCATTGATGTTGATGTTTTGTACGCTCTTCGGCAGATCGGGATATTTGAAAGATGCATTGTTCGACACGACTTGAATGTCAATTTTTGGAATATGCGTTTCGTCTACAATTCCTTTGATTTCTCCAGAAACTTTAAAATCTCCAGTCGTTTGTATGTCAGTAATATTTTTAGCATACGCTTCAGGAATTACCGCTAAAAAGTTTTTAAAGTCGGAGGAAGGTGTTTGCAGTTGTAAGTCAATTTCCTGTGAATCTGGATTGATTTGCACAAAACCGTCAAACGTTAAGGGCAATTTATTAATCAATGCTTCATTTTCTAAAAATGTGTATTTTCCGTTGGTCAAATCCATTCCGATCAACGCTTCTAAGGCAATTTGCTGTTTGTTAATATATTTTATATCATCCAACGCAAACGAAACCAACGCATTTGTAGTTGTTTCCAATTCGGAAGTCGCCAATGAAAAGTCGCCAAAACCTTCATGTTGTAAATTTTCAACGGTTAGATACGTTTTACTGATAGCATCGTGATAGTTGATGTCTGTGTTGAGAATGTGATAATTGTCTATTTGAAATTTAAAATCAGAACTTTCCGAAGTCGTTTCTGCCGTTTCAGGCGTTTCACTTGGTTTTGCAATATCATAATTGGCGTTTCCTGCTTTGTCTACTTCAATATTGAGTTTCGCATTCTCAATTGTAAAACTATAAATCTGAATGGCTTCGTTTTCTCCTTTAAAAAGTTCTCCAATACCAGTGGTTACGGCAACTTCTTTTCCGTAAAAAAGTGTATCGTTTTCAAAAGGTGCGTTATTGATCACTGAAACATCTTCCAATACAATAGAAGCTTTCGGAAAATTACGAAAGAAACTAAGATCTGCATCTGCAAAATCAACACGTGCATTGATGCTTTCGTTGATGCTATCTTTCACCATGGCAATGATTTTATCTTTAAAAAGATACGGCGTGGCAATTAAGGCGATGATGAGAATTAGAAGTGTAATTCCTGTTCTTTTTAGTATTTTTTTCACGTTCATAGTCTGGCTTTTTTTAATACTTCTAATAACGTGAAATCTGAAAAAATCACTGTTAAGAAGTTGATAAATTTTCT harbors:
- a CDS encoding AsmA-like C-terminal region-containing protein, whose protein sequence is MNVKKILKRTGITLLILIIALIATPYLFKDKIIAMVKDSINESINARVDFADADLSFFRNFPKASIVLEDVSVINNAPFENDTLFYGKEVAVTTGIGELFKGENEAIQIYSFTIENAKLNIEVDKAGNANYDIAKPSETPETAETTSESSDFKFQIDNYHILNTDINYHDAISKTYLTVENLQHEGFGDFSLATSELETTTNALVSFALDDIKYINKQQIALEALIGMDLTNGKYTFLENEALINKLPLTFDGFVQINPDSQEIDLQLQTPSSDFKNFLAVIPEAYAKNITDIQTTGDFKVSGEIKGIVDETHIPKIDIQVVSNNASFKYPDLPKSVQNININAQLKNTTGKTEDTYIKINDLAFKIDEDTFRGNGTFSQLMTNPKVNATIKGRLNLENISKAYPIELNKELSGILDANLTTNFDLNALKKEHYNRIKNTGNLKLSNFLFSSKDVVNPLAISEAAIDFVPGRISLKKFDAQSGKSDFNATGTIENLLGFLFNEDKLKGNFNVNSNAFYVSDFMVASEKGSENKNTEVTKGEALKIPKFLDCNINVNSKKVFYDTIQLTNVKGSLALEDGDAILENVTSDVFDGKITMSGLVSTKNDTPTFAMDVGMDSFDLSKSFNGLELLQTIAPIAKALDGKLNTNISLKGDLSQSYTPNLTTISGNAFAELITTTLKSNNIDFFNTINDKLPFIDLNKVNIDDIKAKLSFDDGKVSVKPFSFNYKDIEITVDGTHGFDQSLNYNATFQIPAKYLGSEVTNLLSQIKSEEAKNITIPVSTTISGSFTRPNFTTDLASATKDLVTKLAKIKAQEALGNISTGNDAVDSVLDEILGNTKVKDSTVITPNSTTDKVKSVLGGFLKNRKKKKEDEKKKDSVN